The nucleotide sequence TATTGCATTAACCCACCTCGGGTACCAGAAAGACCTTGAGCTTGCCGAAAAAGTAGAAGGCATTGACGTCATCATCGGCGGACACACGCATACCCTTGTGGATACGTTAAAAGTAGTTGATGAAGACCAAACGCCGACCATCGTTGCCCAGGTTCAGGATTATGGAAAATTCTTAGGAAAGCTTGATGTCGCGTTTAATGACGAGGGAGTTGTTCTCCCTGAAGAATCAGCGATCGAGCTGATTGCGATTGATGAAACAGTAGAAGAAGACCCGGAAGCAAAAGCTCTGCTTGACGGATACAAAGAAGAGATCAACAGCTTTAAAGATAAAGTTGTCGGACATACAAAAACGGTACTTGACGGAAAACGCGAAAATGTCCGTTCAAAAGAAACAAACCTTGGAAATCTCATTGCAGACGGCATGCTTGCTAAAGCAAAAGAAGCAAAAGGCGCACAGCTTGCCATCACAAACGGCGGAGGCATCCGTGAGTCCATTAACGAAGGCGACATCACTCTCGGTGAAGTTCTGACCGTGATGCCATTTGGAAATACACTGTTTGTCCTGGATGTAACAGGTGAACAAATTGTCGCTGCACTCGAACACGGCGTGAGCGCTGTTGAAGAAGGCAAAGGACAGTTCCCTCAAGTTGCAGGCGTAACTTTTGCTTTCTCTAAAGGAATGCCTGCTGGCGAACGCATTATGAATGTACAAGTTCAAAACGAAGACGGCTCTTACTCTCCTATTGAACTGAATAAAACGTACAGAGTCGCGACAAACGGCTTCATGGGAGCCGGCGGAGACGGATATGACGTCTTCAAGGAAGCAACTTATGCAGAGGATCTTTTCTTCGTAGACTACGAAGTCTTCCTTGAGCAGCTGGAAGAAAAAGAGTCCGTTAACCCTGAAATCGAAGGCCGCATTATGGAATACTTCACGCCGACAATTGAGGAAAAAGACGGTAAAGCGTTTGTGACGTTTGATGACACGTTTATTCCATACATCGAGCACACAAATGATGTGCTGATCAATCTTTTCGGCACCTCTGAATTTGCTTCAGTTGAAATGACATTTACTGCAGACCAAATGACCGCTCTGAAAGCAAAAGAGGAAAGCCTGTCCTTCAACAATGAGGCAATAGGTCTTGACATCCCGCTTTCAAATCTGGATGAGAAAGAAACCATCATTTCTTTCGCAAAAACAGAAAAAGTGGAAGATGCCCTGACAGACACATATGACTTCGCCATCACTCAGGACGGGAAAAACGTAAAGAAATTTAAAGAAGAAATCGGTATTGCTTTCTTTGTTGAAAATGCCGAGAATCCAAGAGTCTATTATGTAGACCGCAAAAAAGAAGAACTGACCGAGCTTGAAGGATCTTATGAAGACGGTGCAGTATTTGGCTATACAGACCACTTCAGCGAGTTTACGGTTCTTGAATCAGCTGATTCCGGCGAAAACCCAGGGGAAAAACCGGGGAACGGAAATAATCCAGGCAGCGGAGAAAACCCCGGAAACGGCAAGGGTGCTGATAAAGGAAACAACAACGGAAACGGCCTTCCGCATACAGCAACAAGTTCATTCAACATCCTTCTTACGGGTGTTGGGATCCTGATTGCAGGAAGCGTATTTTACATCATTCAGCGCAGAAGGCTGAACAGCAAGTAATCGTCTTATGAGGAAAAGTCCCTTCCCGGGTGCGGGAAGGGACTTTCTTTTTATGGCGTAAACTGCTGAAAGACGTTTTTGCCCTGATCTTTAAAATGTTCTTTGGCTAGAATCGAGTTGATGATCTTCATGTTCCGGTCAACTGAAAGCGCGAGATTTGTTGCCCCTGTCCCGTGAGAGTGTTCAAGGTTTGTAAGAGTGTAGATTTGTTCTTTCCTGCCGTCCTTAAAGGCAAGCCGGAAATCCTTTTCAACTTTGAACAGCTTTTCATCCTCCCACATGATCTCATCCTTCATAGCCTCAATCCACTCCGGGATATTCGGCTTAAAGCCTGTCGCAAATACAATCCCTTCTGTCCCATGATCAAAGCTTGTATCGCTTTGCCACTGATGGCATTTGAGAATATATTTTTCACCGTCCGGTTTCAAATCGTTCACATCTGTCAGCGGCATGATCTTCACGCGCGCATCTTTTCCATGAATGGAACGGTGATACAGCAGGTCATAGATGGAAACAAGCGTCGTTTTATCCACGCCGTTCCTAAGCTGTTCAAGCTCCGGAAGCGCCTTCTGCCTCTGCTCAAACGACAGGTCGTGGAAATAGGAGACAAAATCCGGTGAAAATACTTCCTGGCCGAGCTTGGCAGATTCCAGCTGAGTGAAGCCTGCCGATCTCGTAAACCAGCTGAGCTCATAATCGAACAGATCCTGAGACTGGAGAAGATCAAGAAAAATCTCTGCGGCGCTTTGGCCGGAACCGATGACGGTAATGGATTTTTTCTTCTTTAACGACTCCTGCTTGAACATATAG is from Bacillus sp. FSL H8-0547 and encodes:
- a CDS encoding SidA/IucD/PvdA family monooxygenase — encoded protein: MYDLIGIGIGPYNLGMAAILEDLPEIEAVFFDKTDEFVWHPGMLIEGTDLQVPFLADLVTFCNPRSKYTFINYLHVHNRLYPFYFFNRFDIPRREYSEYAAWAAKEIESCRFGSCVTHVEYKKGATPHYEVRVKSKEGTEVYQTRHVVMGTGSIPLLPFDTELGEDVFHSSNYMFKQESLKKKKSITVIGSGQSAAEIFLDLLQSQDLFDYELSWFTRSAGFTQLESAKLGQEVFSPDFVSYFHDLSFEQRQKALPELEQLRNGVDKTTLVSIYDLLYHRSIHGKDARVKIMPLTDVNDLKPDGEKYILKCHQWQSDTSFDHGTEGIVFATGFKPNIPEWIEAMKDEIMWEDEKLFKVEKDFRLAFKDGRKEQIYTLTNLEHSHGTGATNLALSVDRNMKIINSILAKEHFKDQGKNVFQQFTP